From Oenococcus sicerae, the proteins below share one genomic window:
- a CDS encoding LTA synthase family protein — MVLALNNFWKWLLKRFNPNSRIGFLWLLTLFFWAKTLLAYFADFGGLGVADPFQFFIMIINPIAMIVIIFALISFVKPKLPFYITAIAVDAVLTLLLYINCIYYREMTSFVSINVMLGYSKVNQGLGGASIALMRFQDPLYWLDLILIVVFLLLKKIRMQEKAITKHQSVLALSLGILILFFNLFLADCSRPQLLTRGFDDTYYVKYMGLNFYTAQDAFSTIQINTLRNSAKPSDLNQVQTFIKSHYAKPNKKYYGIAKGKNVIIIHLESFQQFGIDQKINGQEVTPFLNSLYHGQDTISFSNFFHEVGQGKTSDAENMLETSTFGLPSGSLFTKYSSNTFEAMPAIVNQRLGYSTAVFHGNTASFWNRNVMYKSLGYQHFFDASFYDVSGQKSESWGLKDKLLFKDSIPYLEKLQQPFYVKYLTVTNHYPFALDTVDQDPNFKTTSTDDPIINNYFVTNHYLDQSIKEFYTYLAKAGLLKNSIIVLYGDHFGISNSENKTLASVIGKDPTTWNANDDAQLQRVPFMIDIPGSKLGHIDPTYGGEIDVLPTLEHLLGISTKRYIQFGQDLLSKQHKQLVIFRNQDFVTPKYTYTAGKLWNNQTDQAIDSSTMLKSLADKLSKWQKEVSNELNLSDELTYKDLLRFYKPKDFKTINPKNYDYGVVATNSFLNAENKKLGLKSTSLWSKNGDKTTSGLYKTDAPEQNDPRKDWGRIQFRNPDDISGK, encoded by the coding sequence ATGGTTCTAGCGCTAAATAATTTTTGGAAATGGCTTTTAAAAAGATTTAATCCAAACAGTCGGATCGGATTTCTGTGGCTGTTAACGCTTTTTTTCTGGGCAAAAACACTGCTAGCTTATTTCGCTGATTTTGGTGGTTTAGGAGTTGCTGATCCTTTCCAGTTTTTCATCATGATCATCAATCCAATTGCTATGATCGTGATTATTTTTGCTCTGATTTCCTTTGTGAAACCAAAACTGCCCTTTTACATTACGGCAATTGCTGTTGATGCAGTTTTAACACTGCTGCTTTATATCAACTGTATTTATTATCGAGAAATGACTAGTTTTGTTTCGATCAATGTCATGCTCGGCTATTCGAAGGTTAATCAAGGTCTTGGTGGTGCATCGATCGCTTTGATGCGTTTTCAGGATCCGCTTTACTGGCTTGATTTAATTTTGATCGTGGTTTTTTTGCTGCTTAAAAAAATAAGAATGCAAGAAAAAGCTATCACGAAACATCAATCAGTTTTAGCTTTATCGTTGGGTATTTTGATTCTCTTTTTCAATTTATTTCTCGCTGACTGTTCGCGGCCGCAATTGTTAACTCGCGGCTTTGACGATACTTATTACGTTAAATACATGGGTCTGAATTTTTATACAGCTCAAGATGCTTTTAGCACGATACAGATCAATACCTTGAGAAATTCGGCCAAACCAAGTGACTTGAATCAAGTTCAGACCTTTATTAAGTCGCATTATGCAAAACCAAACAAAAAATATTACGGTATTGCTAAAGGCAAAAATGTCATTATTATTCATCTAGAATCCTTTCAACAGTTTGGCATTGATCAAAAAATTAATGGTCAAGAAGTCACACCTTTCTTAAATTCTTTGTACCATGGCCAGGATACAATTTCTTTTTCAAACTTTTTTCACGAGGTTGGCCAAGGAAAAACATCAGACGCTGAAAATATGTTGGAGACATCGACTTTTGGATTACCGTCAGGATCCCTTTTTACGAAATATTCTTCTAATACCTTTGAAGCAATGCCTGCTATTGTCAATCAGCGGCTTGGCTATTCAACAGCTGTTTTTCATGGCAATACCGCTTCTTTTTGGAATCGTAATGTTATGTATAAATCGTTGGGTTATCAGCACTTTTTCGATGCCTCTTTTTATGATGTCAGCGGGCAGAAATCCGAGTCTTGGGGACTTAAAGACAAACTGCTTTTCAAAGATTCGATTCCATATTTGGAAAAACTGCAGCAGCCTTTTTATGTTAAATATCTGACCGTGACGAACCATTATCCTTTTGCGCTGGATACTGTTGATCAAGACCCTAATTTTAAAACAACCAGTACTGATGACCCGATTATTAATAATTATTTTGTGACGAATCATTATCTCGACCAGTCAATCAAGGAATTTTATACTTATCTGGCTAAAGCTGGTTTGCTTAAAAATTCGATTATTGTCTTGTATGGTGATCATTTTGGTATTTCTAATTCAGAAAATAAAACTTTAGCATCGGTTATTGGCAAGGATCCGACCACTTGGAATGCTAACGATGATGCTCAATTGCAGCGAGTTCCTTTTATGATTGATATTCCGGGGTCGAAACTAGGTCATATTGATCCTACTTATGGTGGTGAGATAGATGTCTTGCCAACGCTGGAACATTTATTAGGTATTTCGACCAAACGTTATATTCAATTTGGCCAAGATCTTTTGAGCAAACAGCATAAGCAGCTGGTAATTTTCCGCAACCAGGATTTTGTCACACCAAAGTATACATATACAGCTGGAAAACTCTGGAATAACCAAACGGACCAAGCGATCGATTCGTCAACAATGTTGAAGAGTCTAGCAGATAAGTTATCTAAATGGCAAAAAGAAGTTAGCAACGAATTAAATCTATCTGATGAATTAACCTATAAGGATTTGCTGCGTTTTTATAAACCTAAGGATTTCAAAACGATTAATCCGAAGAATTATGATTATGGGGTCGTCGCCACTAATAGTTTTTTGAATGCGGAAAATAAAAAACTGGGCCTAAAATCAACGTCTCTATGGTCTAAAAATGGCGATAAGACAACTAGCGGTCTTTATAAAACTGATGCACCCGAACAAAATGATCCGCGCAAGGACTGGGGAAGAATTCAATTTAGAAATCCTGATGACATCAGCGGCAAATAA
- a CDS encoding acylphosphatase, with translation MNFFKKKQNKNFAHETKADQTASLIKHGTLIRYQLFFSGRVQHVGFRFEAEQAASQLMLTGWVKNLDNGQVAMELQGSDSKITQFLTYMQSLEWVKITQIDKKILPVDSQETSFSVRG, from the coding sequence ATGAATTTTTTTAAAAAAAAGCAAAATAAAAACTTTGCACATGAAACAAAGGCTGACCAAACAGCCTCATTAATAAAGCATGGCACATTGATTCGCTACCAGTTATTTTTTTCCGGTCGCGTACAGCACGTTGGTTTTCGTTTTGAGGCTGAGCAAGCGGCCTCTCAATTGATGCTGACTGGTTGGGTCAAAAACTTAGATAACGGTCAAGTGGCAATGGAATTGCAAGGCAGCGATAGCAAAATAACTCAGTTCTTGACCTATATGCAGTCACTGGAATGGGTCAAAATAACACAGATCGACAAAAAAATTCTGCCCGTTGATAGTCAGGAAACTAGTTTCTCAGTGAGAGGATAG
- a CDS encoding magnesium transporter CorA family protein, translating to MLKIHNINEKMTWYEAKNPNQAEQDQLVKLGVTRELLFYALDPNESARTEIDQPSGNALIVFDIITPESPFSATEPVGMLIDKKGNFFTIARSTTARISEKLFALARENHLDKSSLTPIDVFLNAISVLVAEYISTISVINRKRNIIQSDLRQKIQSGAISSLMELETQMIYMLDSLRTDRTAISRLQAYLGDRVNDNQKEYFADVLVENTQAIDMANQTADVITTISSAYSNLNNQRLDKSLRVLTMLQALMAVPTIVTGFYGMNVHLPLAHLAYSWILTFVITGILILVELVILFKIHFFDR from the coding sequence ATGCTTAAAATACATAATATTAATGAAAAAATGACTTGGTATGAGGCAAAAAATCCCAACCAAGCTGAACAAGACCAGTTAGTTAAGCTCGGCGTTACACGAGAATTACTTTTTTACGCACTAGATCCCAATGAGTCTGCACGAACAGAAATTGACCAGCCCAGCGGTAATGCGTTGATTGTTTTCGATATTATTACGCCCGAATCACCTTTTTCTGCGACTGAGCCGGTTGGCATGCTAATTGATAAGAAAGGAAATTTTTTTACAATTGCGCGATCAACAACTGCTCGTATTTCTGAAAAACTGTTTGCACTTGCAAGGGAAAATCATCTCGACAAAAGCAGTTTAACGCCAATTGATGTTTTCTTAAACGCAATTTCTGTCTTAGTTGCCGAATACATTAGCACAATCAGTGTAATCAACCGCAAACGCAATATCATTCAATCCGATCTACGGCAGAAAATTCAATCCGGTGCCATTTCCTCATTAATGGAATTGGAAACGCAAATGATTTATATGCTTGATTCGCTAAGAACCGATCGAACGGCCATCTCTCGCCTGCAGGCTTATTTAGGTGATCGTGTTAACGATAACCAAAAAGAGTATTTTGCAGATGTCTTGGTTGAAAACACACAAGCTATCGATATGGCCAACCAGACCGCAGATGTCATTACAACCATTTCTAGTGCCTATTCAAATCTCAACAATCAAAGGCTCGACAAATCTCTGCGCGTGTTAACCATGCTGCAAGCCTTAATGGCCGTGCCAACGATCGTCACAGGCTTTTATGGTATGAATGTACACCTGCCCCTGGCTCACTTGGCTTATTCTTGGATCCTTACTTTTGTGATCACAGGCATTTTGATCCTTGTAGAACTGGTCATTCTCTTTAAAATTCACTTCTTTGATCGCTAA
- a CDS encoding YdcF family protein has protein sequence MKNGWFLNLAIESFLFGLFIWTRQLNANLFQVTRFVILLLIASVVILAFYSGITLVIWSFKMSKNAKYRSRYRFSTHLVMSMFTVLCLLAFIQLAHINMPKSIAGLVSFVPLFVIYLGFVFADFMTQTILVNLIGYKISLRRKKYAYLIILGAGLLKGDQISENLQNRLQAGLNFVLQHPETKIIVSGGKGSDERISEAQAMKQWLVKKGLLTSRVLMEDLSTNTKENFQKSMKVIRDNKTKGKIDQLQLLFVTNSYHLARANFIALSQQLPINGLPAKTTRNYLASGWFREFAAILLIKKRQHLFVLLLLLINSFIIALFLGLTNA, from the coding sequence TTGAAAAACGGTTGGTTCTTGAATCTTGCAATTGAAAGTTTTTTGTTCGGTCTGTTCATTTGGACACGTCAATTAAATGCCAATCTTTTTCAAGTCACGCGTTTTGTTATTCTGCTGCTAATCGCCTCGGTCGTCATATTAGCTTTTTATTCTGGCATTACTTTAGTTATCTGGAGTTTTAAAATGTCCAAAAATGCTAAGTATCGGTCTCGTTATCGTTTTTCGACCCATTTGGTCATGAGCATGTTTACAGTTCTTTGCTTGCTTGCTTTTATCCAACTAGCTCATATCAACATGCCTAAAAGCATAGCTGGTTTAGTCTCTTTTGTACCCCTCTTTGTCATTTATCTTGGTTTCGTTTTTGCTGACTTTATGACCCAAACCATCCTTGTTAATTTAATTGGATACAAAATCAGTCTGCGGCGGAAAAAATATGCTTATCTGATTATATTGGGTGCTGGTTTATTAAAGGGCGACCAAATATCCGAAAATCTCCAGAACCGTTTACAAGCTGGGTTGAATTTTGTTCTTCAGCATCCCGAAACAAAGATCATCGTGTCAGGTGGTAAAGGATCGGATGAGCGTATTAGCGAAGCGCAGGCAATGAAACAATGGCTAGTCAAAAAAGGTTTGTTAACTTCCAGAGTATTAATGGAGGATCTGTCAACAAACACTAAGGAAAATTTCCAAAAATCTATGAAAGTGATTCGAGATAATAAAACCAAAGGAAAAATCGATCAGCTTCAACTGCTTTTTGTAACTAATTCTTATCATCTCGCTCGAGCCAATTTTATCGCCTTGTCTCAGCAGCTGCCTATTAACGGGCTACCTGCAAAAACAACTAGAAATTATCTTGCTTCAGGCTGGTTTAGAGAATTCGCCGCGATACTTTTGATAAAAAAAAGACAGCATTTGTTCGTGCTATTATTGTTGTTGATCAACAGTTTCATAATTGCATTATTTTTGGGATTGACTAATGCTTAA